One Tachyglossus aculeatus isolate mTacAcu1 chromosome 18, mTacAcu1.pri, whole genome shotgun sequence DNA segment encodes these proteins:
- the MTSS1 gene encoding protein MTSS 1 isoform X7, with product MEAVIEKECSALGGLFQTIISDMKGSYPIWEDFINKAGKLQSQLRTTVVAAAAFLDAFQKVADMATSTRGGTREIGSALTRMCMRHRSIETKLRQFSSALIDCLINPLQEQMEEWKKVANQLDKDHAKEYKKARQEIKKKSSDTLKLQKKAKKADALGRGDIQPQLDSALQDVNDKYLLLEETEKQAVRKALIEERSRFCAFISMLRPVIDEEISMLGEITHLQTISEDLKSLTMDPHKLPSSSEQVILDLKGSDYSWSYQTPPSSPSTTMSRKSSVCSSLNSVNSSDSRSSGSHSHSPSSHYRYRGSNLPQQAPMRLSSVSSHDSGFISQDAFQSKSPSPMPPEAPGQNSSSSASSEASETCQSVSECSSPTSVSSGSTMGAWASTEKLSNGFYHCSEPYVASGGLAGLFPHYLPASRVAPRGAPGHPPDNAHYYTIGPGMLPSSKIPSWKDWAKPGPYDQPVVNTLQRRKEKRELDPNANGGVPSIPPAPPEEAQRPRSMTVSAATRPGEEMEACEELALALSRGLQLDTQRSSRDSLQCSSGYSTQTTTPCCSEDTIPSQVSDYDYFSVSGDQEAEQQEFDKSSTIPRNSDISQSYRRMFQTKRPASTAGLPTSLGPVMVTPGVATIRRTPSTKPSVRRGAAGAGPIPIKTPVIPVKTPTVPDLPGGFLGPQGGVEEGPEPSPESPPAGEGPQGGGGRGGGGMPSSLWSGQASVNPPAPGPKPAEEQRQAAAEGVAEEAERAGSSEGDPGEPGAGAAPQGEDMLNAIRRGVKLKKTLTNDRSAPRLS from the exons GGGGAACCAGAGAAATCGGGTCTGCCCTCACCAGGATGTGTATGAGACATCGGAGCATAGAGACCAAACTTCGGCAGTTTTCCAG TGCTTTAATTGACTGTTTGATAAACCCACTTCAAGAGCAGATGGAAGAATGGAAGAAAGTGGCCAATCAGCTGGACAAAGACCACGCAAAAG AATATAAAAAAGCTCGTCAAGAGATAAAAAAGAAATCGTCAGATACGCTGAAACTTCAGAAGAAAGCAAAGAAAG CTGATGCTCTGG GGCGAGGAGACATTCAGCCCCAGCTGGACAGTGCGCTCCAAGATGTCAACGACAAGTACCTCCTTCTGGAAGAAACGGAAAAACAGGCTGTCAGGAAAGCCCTGATCGAAGAACGCAGCCGATTCTGTGCTTTCATCTCCATGCTGCGGCCAGTAATT GATGAAGAAATCTCAATGTTAGGAGAGATAACTCACCTGCAGACCATATCTGAAGATCTAAAGAGCCTCACCATGGATCCGCACAAACTGCCATCATCAAGTGAACAG GTCATTCTAGATTTGAAAGGTTCTGATTACAGTTGGTCATATCAGACTCCTCCGTCCTCTCCCAGCACCACCATGTCCAGAAAATCCAGTGTttgcag CAGTCTGAACAGCGTGAACAGCAGCGACTCGCGGTCGAGCGGCTCCCACTCTCACTCGCCCAGCTCGCACTACCGCTATCGCGGCTCCAACCTGCCCCAGCAGGCGCCCATGAGGCTGTCGAGCGTGTCGTCCCACGACTCAGGATTCATCTCCCAGGACGCGTTCCAGTCCAAGTCGCCGTCCCCCATGCCGCCGGAAGCCCCCGGTCAG AACTCGTCCAGCTCCGCCTCTTCCGAAGCGTCGGAAACCTGCCAGTCAGTGAGCGAGTGCAGCTCCCCCACCTCAGTCAGCTCAGGCTCCACCATGGGGGCGTGGGCCTCCACAGAGAAG tTGTCTAACGGGTTTTATCACTGTAGCGAGCCCTATGTAGCATCGGGGGGGCTGGCAGGCCTTTTCCCTCATTACCTGCCTGCCTCCCGTGTGGCCCCTCGGGGGGCCCCTGGCCACCCTCCAGACAACGCTCATTATTACACCATTGGCCCGGGCATGTTACCGTCATCTAAGATCCCTAGCTGGAAG GACTGGGCTAAGCCCGGTCCCTACGACCAGCCCGTGGTGAATACCCTGCAGCGCCGCAAAGAGAAGCGTGAGCTGGACCCCAATGCCAACGGAGGAGTGCCCagcatcccccctgcccccccggaGGAAGCCCAGAGGCCTCGGAGTATGACGGTTTCAGCTGCCACCAGG CCcggtgaggagatggaggcctgTGAGGAGCTGGCGCTCGCCCTGTCTCGAGGCCTGCAGCTGGATACCCAGAGGAGCAGCCGGGACTCCCTGCAGTGCTCCAGCGGGTACAGCACCCAGACCACTACGCCCTGCTGTTCCGAGGACACGATTCCCTCACAAG TTTCAGATTACGATTATTTCTCCGTAAGCGGCGACCAGGAGGCCGAGCAGCAAGAGTTCGACAAGTCCTCCACCATCCCCAGGAACAGCGACATCAGCCAGTCGTACCGCAGGATGTTTCAGACCAAGCGCCCGGCGTCGACGGCCGGCCTGCCCACCTCCCTCGGCCCCGTGATGGTGACCCCCGGCGTGGCCACCATCCGGCGGACCCCCTCCACCAAGCCGTCGGTCCGgcggggggccgcgggggccggCCCCATCCCCATCAAGACCCCAGTCATCCCAGTCAAGACCCCGACGGTGCCGGACCTCCCGGGCGGGTTTCTGGGCCCtcagggtggggtggaggagggcccGGAGCCCAGCCCCGAGTCTCCTCCCGCCGGCGAGGGCCCCCAGGGCGGGGGCGGCAGGGGCGGCGGGGGCATGCCCTCCTCCCTGTGGAGCGGCCAGGCGTCCGTCAACCCCCCGGCGCCCGGCCCCAAGCCCGCCGAGGAGCAGAGACAGGCGGCGGCCGAAGGCGTGGCGGAAGAAGCGGAGAGGGCCGGCTCCTCGGAGGGCGACCCCGGAGAGCcaggggccggggccgccccgcAAGGAGAAGACATGCTGAACGCCATCCGACGCGGCGTGAAGCTGAAGAAGACGCTGACCAACGACCGCTCGGCCCCTCGCCTCTCCTAG
- the MTSS1 gene encoding protein MTSS 1 isoform X5, giving the protein MEAVIEKECSALGGLFQTIISDMKGSYPIWEDFINKAGKLQSQLRTTVVAAAAFLDAFQKVADMATSTRGGTREIGSALTRMCMRHRSIETKLRQFSSALIDCLINPLQEQMEEWKKVANQLDKDHAKEYKKARQEIKKKSSDTLKLQKKAKKADALGRGDIQPQLDSALQDVNDKYLLLEETEKQAVRKALIEERSRFCAFISMLRPVIDEEISMLGEITHLQTISEDLKSLTMDPHKLPSSSEQVILDLKGSDYSWSYQTPPSSPSTTMSRKSSVCSSLNSVNSSDSRSSGSHSHSPSSHYRYRGSNLPQQAPMRLSSVSSHDSGFISQDAFQSKSPSPMPPEAPGQDWAKPGPYDQPVVNTLQRRKEKRELDPNANGGVPSIPPAPPEEAQRPRSMTVSAATRPGEEMEACEELALALSRGLQLDTQRSSRDSLQCSSGYSTQTTTPCCSEDTIPSQVSDYDYFSVSGDQEAEQQEFDKSSTIPRNSDISQSYRRMFQTKRPASTAGLPTSLGPVMVTPGVATIRRTPSTKPSVRRGAAGAGPIPIKTPVIPVKTPTVPDLPGGFLGPQGGVEEGPEPSPESPPAGEGPQGGGGRGGGGMPSSLWSGQASVNPPAPGPKPAEEQRQAAAEGVAEEAERAGSSEGDPGEPGAGAAPQGEDMLNAIRRGVKLKKTLTNDRSAPRLS; this is encoded by the exons GGGGAACCAGAGAAATCGGGTCTGCCCTCACCAGGATGTGTATGAGACATCGGAGCATAGAGACCAAACTTCGGCAGTTTTCCAG TGCTTTAATTGACTGTTTGATAAACCCACTTCAAGAGCAGATGGAAGAATGGAAGAAAGTGGCCAATCAGCTGGACAAAGACCACGCAAAAG AATATAAAAAAGCTCGTCAAGAGATAAAAAAGAAATCGTCAGATACGCTGAAACTTCAGAAGAAAGCAAAGAAAG CTGATGCTCTGG GGCGAGGAGACATTCAGCCCCAGCTGGACAGTGCGCTCCAAGATGTCAACGACAAGTACCTCCTTCTGGAAGAAACGGAAAAACAGGCTGTCAGGAAAGCCCTGATCGAAGAACGCAGCCGATTCTGTGCTTTCATCTCCATGCTGCGGCCAGTAATT GATGAAGAAATCTCAATGTTAGGAGAGATAACTCACCTGCAGACCATATCTGAAGATCTAAAGAGCCTCACCATGGATCCGCACAAACTGCCATCATCAAGTGAACAG GTCATTCTAGATTTGAAAGGTTCTGATTACAGTTGGTCATATCAGACTCCTCCGTCCTCTCCCAGCACCACCATGTCCAGAAAATCCAGTGTttgcag CAGTCTGAACAGCGTGAACAGCAGCGACTCGCGGTCGAGCGGCTCCCACTCTCACTCGCCCAGCTCGCACTACCGCTATCGCGGCTCCAACCTGCCCCAGCAGGCGCCCATGAGGCTGTCGAGCGTGTCGTCCCACGACTCAGGATTCATCTCCCAGGACGCGTTCCAGTCCAAGTCGCCGTCCCCCATGCCGCCGGAAGCCCCCGGTCAG GACTGGGCTAAGCCCGGTCCCTACGACCAGCCCGTGGTGAATACCCTGCAGCGCCGCAAAGAGAAGCGTGAGCTGGACCCCAATGCCAACGGAGGAGTGCCCagcatcccccctgcccccccggaGGAAGCCCAGAGGCCTCGGAGTATGACGGTTTCAGCTGCCACCAGG CCcggtgaggagatggaggcctgTGAGGAGCTGGCGCTCGCCCTGTCTCGAGGCCTGCAGCTGGATACCCAGAGGAGCAGCCGGGACTCCCTGCAGTGCTCCAGCGGGTACAGCACCCAGACCACTACGCCCTGCTGTTCCGAGGACACGATTCCCTCACAAG TTTCAGATTACGATTATTTCTCCGTAAGCGGCGACCAGGAGGCCGAGCAGCAAGAGTTCGACAAGTCCTCCACCATCCCCAGGAACAGCGACATCAGCCAGTCGTACCGCAGGATGTTTCAGACCAAGCGCCCGGCGTCGACGGCCGGCCTGCCCACCTCCCTCGGCCCCGTGATGGTGACCCCCGGCGTGGCCACCATCCGGCGGACCCCCTCCACCAAGCCGTCGGTCCGgcggggggccgcgggggccggCCCCATCCCCATCAAGACCCCAGTCATCCCAGTCAAGACCCCGACGGTGCCGGACCTCCCGGGCGGGTTTCTGGGCCCtcagggtggggtggaggagggcccGGAGCCCAGCCCCGAGTCTCCTCCCGCCGGCGAGGGCCCCCAGGGCGGGGGCGGCAGGGGCGGCGGGGGCATGCCCTCCTCCCTGTGGAGCGGCCAGGCGTCCGTCAACCCCCCGGCGCCCGGCCCCAAGCCCGCCGAGGAGCAGAGACAGGCGGCGGCCGAAGGCGTGGCGGAAGAAGCGGAGAGGGCCGGCTCCTCGGAGGGCGACCCCGGAGAGCcaggggccggggccgccccgcAAGGAGAAGACATGCTGAACGCCATCCGACGCGGCGTGAAGCTGAAGAAGACGCTGACCAACGACCGCTCGGCCCCTCGCCTCTCCTAG
- the MTSS1 gene encoding protein MTSS 1 isoform X4 produces MEAVIEKECSALGGLFQTIISDMKGSYPIWEDFINKAGKLQSQLRTTVVAAAAFLDAFQKVADMATSTRGGTREIGSALTRMCMRHRSIETKLRQFSSALIDCLINPLQEQMEEWKKVANQLDKDHAKEYKKARQEIKKKSSDTLKLQKKAKKGRGDIQPQLDSALQDVNDKYLLLEETEKQAVRKALIEERSRFCAFISMLRPVIDEEISMLGEITHLQTISEDLKSLTMDPHKLPSSSEQVILDLKGSDYSWSYQTPPSSPSTTMSRKSSVCSSLNSVNSSDSRSSGSHSHSPSSHYRYRGSNLPQQAPMRLSSVSSHDSGFISQDAFQSKSPSPMPPEAPGQNSSSSASSEASETCQSVSECSSPTSVSSGSTMGAWASTEKDWAKPGPYDQPVVNTLQRRKEKRELDPNANGGVPSIPPAPPEEAQRPRSMTVSAATRPGEEMEACEELALALSRGLQLDTQRSSRDSLQCSSGYSTQTTTPCCSEDTIPSQVSDYDYFSVSGDQEAEQQEFDKSSTIPRNSDISQSYRRMFQTKRPASTAGLPTSLGPVMVTPGVATIRRTPSTKPSVRRGAAGAGPIPIKTPVIPVKTPTVPDLPGGFLGPQGGVEEGPEPSPESPPAGEGPQGGGGRGGGGMPSSLWSGQASVNPPAPGPKPAEEQRQAAAEGVAEEAERAGSSEGDPGEPGAGAAPQGEDMLNAIRRGVKLKKTLTNDRSAPRLS; encoded by the exons GGGGAACCAGAGAAATCGGGTCTGCCCTCACCAGGATGTGTATGAGACATCGGAGCATAGAGACCAAACTTCGGCAGTTTTCCAG TGCTTTAATTGACTGTTTGATAAACCCACTTCAAGAGCAGATGGAAGAATGGAAGAAAGTGGCCAATCAGCTGGACAAAGACCACGCAAAAG AATATAAAAAAGCTCGTCAAGAGATAAAAAAGAAATCGTCAGATACGCTGAAACTTCAGAAGAAAGCAAAGAAAG GGCGAGGAGACATTCAGCCCCAGCTGGACAGTGCGCTCCAAGATGTCAACGACAAGTACCTCCTTCTGGAAGAAACGGAAAAACAGGCTGTCAGGAAAGCCCTGATCGAAGAACGCAGCCGATTCTGTGCTTTCATCTCCATGCTGCGGCCAGTAATT GATGAAGAAATCTCAATGTTAGGAGAGATAACTCACCTGCAGACCATATCTGAAGATCTAAAGAGCCTCACCATGGATCCGCACAAACTGCCATCATCAAGTGAACAG GTCATTCTAGATTTGAAAGGTTCTGATTACAGTTGGTCATATCAGACTCCTCCGTCCTCTCCCAGCACCACCATGTCCAGAAAATCCAGTGTttgcag CAGTCTGAACAGCGTGAACAGCAGCGACTCGCGGTCGAGCGGCTCCCACTCTCACTCGCCCAGCTCGCACTACCGCTATCGCGGCTCCAACCTGCCCCAGCAGGCGCCCATGAGGCTGTCGAGCGTGTCGTCCCACGACTCAGGATTCATCTCCCAGGACGCGTTCCAGTCCAAGTCGCCGTCCCCCATGCCGCCGGAAGCCCCCGGTCAG AACTCGTCCAGCTCCGCCTCTTCCGAAGCGTCGGAAACCTGCCAGTCAGTGAGCGAGTGCAGCTCCCCCACCTCAGTCAGCTCAGGCTCCACCATGGGGGCGTGGGCCTCCACAGAGAAG GACTGGGCTAAGCCCGGTCCCTACGACCAGCCCGTGGTGAATACCCTGCAGCGCCGCAAAGAGAAGCGTGAGCTGGACCCCAATGCCAACGGAGGAGTGCCCagcatcccccctgcccccccggaGGAAGCCCAGAGGCCTCGGAGTATGACGGTTTCAGCTGCCACCAGG CCcggtgaggagatggaggcctgTGAGGAGCTGGCGCTCGCCCTGTCTCGAGGCCTGCAGCTGGATACCCAGAGGAGCAGCCGGGACTCCCTGCAGTGCTCCAGCGGGTACAGCACCCAGACCACTACGCCCTGCTGTTCCGAGGACACGATTCCCTCACAAG TTTCAGATTACGATTATTTCTCCGTAAGCGGCGACCAGGAGGCCGAGCAGCAAGAGTTCGACAAGTCCTCCACCATCCCCAGGAACAGCGACATCAGCCAGTCGTACCGCAGGATGTTTCAGACCAAGCGCCCGGCGTCGACGGCCGGCCTGCCCACCTCCCTCGGCCCCGTGATGGTGACCCCCGGCGTGGCCACCATCCGGCGGACCCCCTCCACCAAGCCGTCGGTCCGgcggggggccgcgggggccggCCCCATCCCCATCAAGACCCCAGTCATCCCAGTCAAGACCCCGACGGTGCCGGACCTCCCGGGCGGGTTTCTGGGCCCtcagggtggggtggaggagggcccGGAGCCCAGCCCCGAGTCTCCTCCCGCCGGCGAGGGCCCCCAGGGCGGGGGCGGCAGGGGCGGCGGGGGCATGCCCTCCTCCCTGTGGAGCGGCCAGGCGTCCGTCAACCCCCCGGCGCCCGGCCCCAAGCCCGCCGAGGAGCAGAGACAGGCGGCGGCCGAAGGCGTGGCGGAAGAAGCGGAGAGGGCCGGCTCCTCGGAGGGCGACCCCGGAGAGCcaggggccggggccgccccgcAAGGAGAAGACATGCTGAACGCCATCCGACGCGGCGTGAAGCTGAAGAAGACGCTGACCAACGACCGCTCGGCCCCTCGCCTCTCCTAG
- the MTSS1 gene encoding protein MTSS 1 isoform X1 → MEAVIEKECSALGGLFQTIISDMKGSYPIWEDFINKAGKLQSQLRTTVVAAAAFLDAFQKVADMATSTRGGTREIGSALTRMCMRHRSIETKLRQFSSALIDCLINPLQEQMEEWKKVANQLDKDHAKEYKKARQEIKKKSSDTLKLQKKAKKGRGDIQPQLDSALQDVNDKYLLLEETEKQAVRKALIEERSRFCAFISMLRPVIDEEISMLGEITHLQTISEDLKSLTMDPHKLPSSSEQVILDLKGSDYSWSYQTPPSSPSTTMSRKSSVCSSLNSVNSSDSRSSGSHSHSPSSHYRYRGSNLPQQAPMRLSSVSSHDSGFISQDAFQSKSPSPMPPEAPGQNSSSSASSEASETCQSVSECSSPTSVSSGSTMGAWASTEKLSNGFYHCSEPYVASGGLAGLFPHYLPASRVAPRGAPGHPPDNAHYYTIGPGMLPSSKIPSWKDWAKPGPYDQPVVNTLQRRKEKRELDPNANGGVPSIPPAPPEEAQRPRSMTVSAATRPGEEMEACEELALALSRGLQLDTQRSSRDSLQCSSGYSTQTTTPCCSEDTIPSQVSDYDYFSVSGDQEAEQQEFDKSSTIPRNSDISQSYRRMFQTKRPASTAGLPTSLGPVMVTPGVATIRRTPSTKPSVRRGAAGAGPIPIKTPVIPVKTPTVPDLPGGFLGPQGGVEEGPEPSPESPPAGEGPQGGGGRGGGGMPSSLWSGQASVNPPAPGPKPAEEQRQAAAEGVAEEAERAGSSEGDPGEPGAGAAPQGEDMLNAIRRGVKLKKTLTNDRSAPRLS, encoded by the exons GGGGAACCAGAGAAATCGGGTCTGCCCTCACCAGGATGTGTATGAGACATCGGAGCATAGAGACCAAACTTCGGCAGTTTTCCAG TGCTTTAATTGACTGTTTGATAAACCCACTTCAAGAGCAGATGGAAGAATGGAAGAAAGTGGCCAATCAGCTGGACAAAGACCACGCAAAAG AATATAAAAAAGCTCGTCAAGAGATAAAAAAGAAATCGTCAGATACGCTGAAACTTCAGAAGAAAGCAAAGAAAG GGCGAGGAGACATTCAGCCCCAGCTGGACAGTGCGCTCCAAGATGTCAACGACAAGTACCTCCTTCTGGAAGAAACGGAAAAACAGGCTGTCAGGAAAGCCCTGATCGAAGAACGCAGCCGATTCTGTGCTTTCATCTCCATGCTGCGGCCAGTAATT GATGAAGAAATCTCAATGTTAGGAGAGATAACTCACCTGCAGACCATATCTGAAGATCTAAAGAGCCTCACCATGGATCCGCACAAACTGCCATCATCAAGTGAACAG GTCATTCTAGATTTGAAAGGTTCTGATTACAGTTGGTCATATCAGACTCCTCCGTCCTCTCCCAGCACCACCATGTCCAGAAAATCCAGTGTttgcag CAGTCTGAACAGCGTGAACAGCAGCGACTCGCGGTCGAGCGGCTCCCACTCTCACTCGCCCAGCTCGCACTACCGCTATCGCGGCTCCAACCTGCCCCAGCAGGCGCCCATGAGGCTGTCGAGCGTGTCGTCCCACGACTCAGGATTCATCTCCCAGGACGCGTTCCAGTCCAAGTCGCCGTCCCCCATGCCGCCGGAAGCCCCCGGTCAG AACTCGTCCAGCTCCGCCTCTTCCGAAGCGTCGGAAACCTGCCAGTCAGTGAGCGAGTGCAGCTCCCCCACCTCAGTCAGCTCAGGCTCCACCATGGGGGCGTGGGCCTCCACAGAGAAG tTGTCTAACGGGTTTTATCACTGTAGCGAGCCCTATGTAGCATCGGGGGGGCTGGCAGGCCTTTTCCCTCATTACCTGCCTGCCTCCCGTGTGGCCCCTCGGGGGGCCCCTGGCCACCCTCCAGACAACGCTCATTATTACACCATTGGCCCGGGCATGTTACCGTCATCTAAGATCCCTAGCTGGAAG GACTGGGCTAAGCCCGGTCCCTACGACCAGCCCGTGGTGAATACCCTGCAGCGCCGCAAAGAGAAGCGTGAGCTGGACCCCAATGCCAACGGAGGAGTGCCCagcatcccccctgcccccccggaGGAAGCCCAGAGGCCTCGGAGTATGACGGTTTCAGCTGCCACCAGG CCcggtgaggagatggaggcctgTGAGGAGCTGGCGCTCGCCCTGTCTCGAGGCCTGCAGCTGGATACCCAGAGGAGCAGCCGGGACTCCCTGCAGTGCTCCAGCGGGTACAGCACCCAGACCACTACGCCCTGCTGTTCCGAGGACACGATTCCCTCACAAG TTTCAGATTACGATTATTTCTCCGTAAGCGGCGACCAGGAGGCCGAGCAGCAAGAGTTCGACAAGTCCTCCACCATCCCCAGGAACAGCGACATCAGCCAGTCGTACCGCAGGATGTTTCAGACCAAGCGCCCGGCGTCGACGGCCGGCCTGCCCACCTCCCTCGGCCCCGTGATGGTGACCCCCGGCGTGGCCACCATCCGGCGGACCCCCTCCACCAAGCCGTCGGTCCGgcggggggccgcgggggccggCCCCATCCCCATCAAGACCCCAGTCATCCCAGTCAAGACCCCGACGGTGCCGGACCTCCCGGGCGGGTTTCTGGGCCCtcagggtggggtggaggagggcccGGAGCCCAGCCCCGAGTCTCCTCCCGCCGGCGAGGGCCCCCAGGGCGGGGGCGGCAGGGGCGGCGGGGGCATGCCCTCCTCCCTGTGGAGCGGCCAGGCGTCCGTCAACCCCCCGGCGCCCGGCCCCAAGCCCGCCGAGGAGCAGAGACAGGCGGCGGCCGAAGGCGTGGCGGAAGAAGCGGAGAGGGCCGGCTCCTCGGAGGGCGACCCCGGAGAGCcaggggccggggccgccccgcAAGGAGAAGACATGCTGAACGCCATCCGACGCGGCGTGAAGCTGAAGAAGACGCTGACCAACGACCGCTCGGCCCCTCGCCTCTCCTAG
- the MTSS1 gene encoding protein MTSS 1 isoform X2 yields MEAVIEKECSALGGLFQTIISDMKGSYPIWEDFINKAGKLQSQLRTTVVAAAAFLDAFQKVADMATSTRGGTREIGSALTRMCMRHRSIETKLRQFSSALIDCLINPLQEQMEEWKKVANQLDKDHAKEYKKARQEIKKKSSDTLKLQKKAKKGRGDIQPQLDSALQDVNDKYLLLEETEKQAVRKALIEERSRFCAFISMLRPVIDEEISMLGEITHLQTISEDLKSLTMDPHKLPSSSEQVILDLKGSDYSWSYQTPPSSPSTTMSRKSSVCSSLNSVNSSDSRSSGSHSHSPSSHYRYRGSNLPQQAPMRLSSVSSHDSGFISQDAFQSKSPSPMPPEAPGQLSNGFYHCSEPYVASGGLAGLFPHYLPASRVAPRGAPGHPPDNAHYYTIGPGMLPSSKIPSWKDWAKPGPYDQPVVNTLQRRKEKRELDPNANGGVPSIPPAPPEEAQRPRSMTVSAATRPGEEMEACEELALALSRGLQLDTQRSSRDSLQCSSGYSTQTTTPCCSEDTIPSQVSDYDYFSVSGDQEAEQQEFDKSSTIPRNSDISQSYRRMFQTKRPASTAGLPTSLGPVMVTPGVATIRRTPSTKPSVRRGAAGAGPIPIKTPVIPVKTPTVPDLPGGFLGPQGGVEEGPEPSPESPPAGEGPQGGGGRGGGGMPSSLWSGQASVNPPAPGPKPAEEQRQAAAEGVAEEAERAGSSEGDPGEPGAGAAPQGEDMLNAIRRGVKLKKTLTNDRSAPRLS; encoded by the exons GGGGAACCAGAGAAATCGGGTCTGCCCTCACCAGGATGTGTATGAGACATCGGAGCATAGAGACCAAACTTCGGCAGTTTTCCAG TGCTTTAATTGACTGTTTGATAAACCCACTTCAAGAGCAGATGGAAGAATGGAAGAAAGTGGCCAATCAGCTGGACAAAGACCACGCAAAAG AATATAAAAAAGCTCGTCAAGAGATAAAAAAGAAATCGTCAGATACGCTGAAACTTCAGAAGAAAGCAAAGAAAG GGCGAGGAGACATTCAGCCCCAGCTGGACAGTGCGCTCCAAGATGTCAACGACAAGTACCTCCTTCTGGAAGAAACGGAAAAACAGGCTGTCAGGAAAGCCCTGATCGAAGAACGCAGCCGATTCTGTGCTTTCATCTCCATGCTGCGGCCAGTAATT GATGAAGAAATCTCAATGTTAGGAGAGATAACTCACCTGCAGACCATATCTGAAGATCTAAAGAGCCTCACCATGGATCCGCACAAACTGCCATCATCAAGTGAACAG GTCATTCTAGATTTGAAAGGTTCTGATTACAGTTGGTCATATCAGACTCCTCCGTCCTCTCCCAGCACCACCATGTCCAGAAAATCCAGTGTttgcag CAGTCTGAACAGCGTGAACAGCAGCGACTCGCGGTCGAGCGGCTCCCACTCTCACTCGCCCAGCTCGCACTACCGCTATCGCGGCTCCAACCTGCCCCAGCAGGCGCCCATGAGGCTGTCGAGCGTGTCGTCCCACGACTCAGGATTCATCTCCCAGGACGCGTTCCAGTCCAAGTCGCCGTCCCCCATGCCGCCGGAAGCCCCCGGTCAG tTGTCTAACGGGTTTTATCACTGTAGCGAGCCCTATGTAGCATCGGGGGGGCTGGCAGGCCTTTTCCCTCATTACCTGCCTGCCTCCCGTGTGGCCCCTCGGGGGGCCCCTGGCCACCCTCCAGACAACGCTCATTATTACACCATTGGCCCGGGCATGTTACCGTCATCTAAGATCCCTAGCTGGAAG GACTGGGCTAAGCCCGGTCCCTACGACCAGCCCGTGGTGAATACCCTGCAGCGCCGCAAAGAGAAGCGTGAGCTGGACCCCAATGCCAACGGAGGAGTGCCCagcatcccccctgcccccccggaGGAAGCCCAGAGGCCTCGGAGTATGACGGTTTCAGCTGCCACCAGG CCcggtgaggagatggaggcctgTGAGGAGCTGGCGCTCGCCCTGTCTCGAGGCCTGCAGCTGGATACCCAGAGGAGCAGCCGGGACTCCCTGCAGTGCTCCAGCGGGTACAGCACCCAGACCACTACGCCCTGCTGTTCCGAGGACACGATTCCCTCACAAG TTTCAGATTACGATTATTTCTCCGTAAGCGGCGACCAGGAGGCCGAGCAGCAAGAGTTCGACAAGTCCTCCACCATCCCCAGGAACAGCGACATCAGCCAGTCGTACCGCAGGATGTTTCAGACCAAGCGCCCGGCGTCGACGGCCGGCCTGCCCACCTCCCTCGGCCCCGTGATGGTGACCCCCGGCGTGGCCACCATCCGGCGGACCCCCTCCACCAAGCCGTCGGTCCGgcggggggccgcgggggccggCCCCATCCCCATCAAGACCCCAGTCATCCCAGTCAAGACCCCGACGGTGCCGGACCTCCCGGGCGGGTTTCTGGGCCCtcagggtggggtggaggagggcccGGAGCCCAGCCCCGAGTCTCCTCCCGCCGGCGAGGGCCCCCAGGGCGGGGGCGGCAGGGGCGGCGGGGGCATGCCCTCCTCCCTGTGGAGCGGCCAGGCGTCCGTCAACCCCCCGGCGCCCGGCCCCAAGCCCGCCGAGGAGCAGAGACAGGCGGCGGCCGAAGGCGTGGCGGAAGAAGCGGAGAGGGCCGGCTCCTCGGAGGGCGACCCCGGAGAGCcaggggccggggccgccccgcAAGGAGAAGACATGCTGAACGCCATCCGACGCGGCGTGAAGCTGAAGAAGACGCTGACCAACGACCGCTCGGCCCCTCGCCTCTCCTAG